In Rutidosis leptorrhynchoides isolate AG116_Rl617_1_P2 chromosome 6, CSIRO_AGI_Rlap_v1, whole genome shotgun sequence, the DNA window AACATCTTTTAAGGTACCTGCTGTTAGCTCCTGCACAAAGGATTTTATTGGCCAATAACTCTGCTGTTGAGTTGAAAGCATTCTGTGATTCTGATTGGGCTAGTTGTCCTATGACAAGAAGATCTACTATAGGTTATTGCATTTTGCTAGGTGATTCTCCTGTATCTTGGAAATCAAAGAAGCAACATGTTGTGTCTAGATCCTCTACAAAAGCAGAGTACAGGTCAATGGCTTTGACCTATTGTGAAGTTACATGGTTAGTTAGTCTTCATAAAGATTTGGGACTGCAAGATTTAGGGCCAGTGAAGCTATATTGTGATAATCAAGCTGCCTTATATATTGCTGCAAACCTAGTTTTTCATGCTAGGACTAAGCATATTGAGGTGGATTGTCATTATGTTCGAGATCAAGTCAAAGATGGGAAAGTCAACCCTTGTTACATGAACACAAAATCTCAGATTGCTGATATTTTTACAAAGATTGTTACTACTGATCAACAAGCTAAGTTACTGAGCAAGTTAGGAGTTTTGAATCCCAATAACTCCAAACTTGAGGGG includes these proteins:
- the LOC139855203 gene encoding uncharacterized mitochondrial protein AtMg00810-like encodes the protein MGSSKPLGKDDLLITGTNKDQIDVLKAQLSSHFHMKDLVAVSYFLGLEVSKSSQEIFVSQQKYTMDLLKEYGVLKCRPYKLPLDPNTKLQADSGTPMTDPELYRRLIAAKHLLRYLLLAPAQRILLANNSAVELKAFCDSDWASCPMTRRSTIGYCILLGDSPVSWKSKKQHVVSRSSTKAEYRSMALTYCEVTWLVSLHKDLGLQDLGPVKLYCDNQAALYIAANLVFHARTKHIEVDCHYVRDQVKDGKVNPCYMNTKSQIADIFTKIVTTDQQAKLLSKLGVLNPNNSKLEGEYKGSQSESQQKSQVKNRRK